The following DNA comes from Deltaproteobacteria bacterium.
ACGGGCTACATGCTGCCATCGCTGGATGCGTACCTCGTCTCGCACTTGGAGCTCGACGCCACCGTGCGCCGCATCCCCATCACGGAGCTGGGCTGCTCGGGTGGCGTCGCAGCGCTCGGTCTCGCAACCGCGCTCGTGCGACCGAACGCAGACGGCTGCGCGCTCATAGTGAGCGTCGAGCCGTGCTCCCTCTGCCTTCAGGTGGCCGAGCCGACGCCGAGCGACGTCATGGGAAGCATCCTCTTCGGGGATGCCGCGGCGGCCGCCGTGCTCACGGCGGCGGAGGGCGCATCCGGACCCGCGATCCTCTCGAGCGCTAGCGCGCTCTGGCCGGACAGCCTCGACCAGCTCGGCATGCACCTCACCGGGGCCGGCTTTCGCTTCGTGCTCTCGCCGGCACTCCCGGACCTCGTGTGCGCACGTCTCCGGCAGACCGTGATCGGGTTCCTCGAGCGAAACAGCCTCGGTCTCCGCGACATCGGCTTCTGGATCGTGCATCCTGGCGGACCGAAGATACTCGATGCCGCGGCGGACGCTCTGGGGCTGTCCGACGGGGCGCTCCGGCCCACATGGGACGTCTGGGAGCGGTTCGGGAACCTCTCGTCCGCCACGGTCTTCTTCATCCTTCGCGAGCTCCAGCGCTCCGCCCCACCGCGCGCGGGCACGCTCGGCGTCATGATGGCCTTCGGACCCGGCGTGACGTGCGAGCTGGCGCTGCTCCGCTCGGCCGGGTGGCTCGCACACGGCGGTCACTCGTAGCGAAGCGCGGGTCCGAGCTCGATGCGGGCCGACCGGTAGGCGGGGAGCAGCGCCGCCGCCAGGCATACGGCCACGGCCACGGCGCTCACCACCGCGAAGTAGAAGCCGGGGACGTGCAGCTCGAGCGTCCAGCCGACGAGGTCGGGAAACGTCATCTTCACCCACAAGAGACCGAGGGGGAAGCCGACCGCGAGCGCGAGAATCCCTCCGCACGCGCCGATGAGAGACGCCTCGACGAGGATGATGCGCGCGAGACGCCACCGCCGCGCACCGAGCGCACCCATCGCAGCGATCTCGCGCCGGCGCTCGAGGACACCGGCCGCGATGGTATCGGCGACCCCGAAGCCCACGACGACGAGCACCATGCCGGCGAGCGCAAAGACCGCCCCGAAGGCCCGCCGGACCTGGGCCGCAAACCAGTCGATCAGCTCACCAACGCTGAGGACCCTCAGGCTGAACCGAGCCCCCGCTCCCGCCGCGATGGCGGCGCGGACCGCGCCTGTATCCGCCCCCGGGTCGGTGCGGACGAGTGCGTGTGTGATCTGCGTATCGTGCCAGTGGCGCTCGTAGAGCTCCCGGGACATCAGCACCGTGCCCCGAGGAGAGAGGAAGTCGTCGACCATCCCGCCTACCCGCAGCGTGAGCGGTCCGCTCGGGGTTTCGAGTTCGAGGACGTCGCCCAGTCCGATCCCGAGGTTGTGCGAGAGGTTGGTCGACACGATCGCCGCTTCGCCCGCCGCCAGCGAGCGCCACACGTCGGGCACGGCGGAGCCGACGAGCGACCAGCGCTCGAACCTCGGATCGAGGAAGAAACGCGCGTCGACCGCGTTTATCGCGATGGGCCCGTCAGCGTAGTGCCAGTCGATGGAGTGTTCCCCGACGACCAGCGCCACTCCCGGCGTCTGCTCGATCTCCCGTATCACGCTCTCGTCCAGCGGCGCCTCCACGTAGCCGCCGGAGATCCGCACCGAGCCGACGACCAGATCTGCTCGGAAGATGCCCGGCATGACGTGGATCACGGACTGCTCCACGCTGTTGGCCAACACCCAGAGCCAGGTGACGACGGCGAACCCAATCCCGAGCGTCGCCACCGTGAGCGCAGTCCGGCGCGGGTTACGGCCGAGGGCGGCCACCGCCAGCCGGAGCGTCGGGCTCGCGGACGCAATCCGCTCGCGGAGCCACGCGCTGCGGAGGACCTCGGCGAGCGGACGGGCGGCGAAGGCCGCGCCGAAGGCTAGGAGGAAGGTCGCGACCAGGCCCCACGGAGCGGCGCGCGTCCAGCGCTCGAGCACTATCGCCGCCGAGCACCGCGGCGGTGGACGTGCGCGCCGCGCGCCAGGCGGGCAGCGCCGCCGCGAGAAGCGTCGCGCCGACACCCAGGATCGCCGCGGTGGCGAGCGAGCCCCAGCCCACGGTGAAGCGCGCGGAGGGCACAGTCAGCTTCGACGCCAGCGCTGTGGTGGTCGCGAGGACGGGCAGCATGAGCCGCGCGAGCCCGACTCCCGAGGCGAGGCCGACGGCCACGCCCGCCGCCCCGATGAGCGAGCTCTCCGCCAGGAGCTCGAGCCAAACGTCTCTCGGCCGGAGCCCCATCGCGCGCATCACCCCGACCTGCCAGATGCGCGCCTCGAACACCGCTGAGAGGCGGTTGAAGACGATGAGAAACGCCGCCAGGAGGACGAGCAGGCTCACTCCCTGCAGCATGACCTGCACCGATCGCATGATGCGATGTAGGTCGACTTTCCGCTGCGCGGGAGCGGTCACCCGAAGGCCTTCGGGAAGCGCGGACGCGAGAGCCTTCCGAACGGTGGCGACGTCCCGATCGCGTGCGACCACGACGTCCACGCGGTTGATGAGTCCCGGACGGGTAAACG
Coding sequences within:
- a CDS encoding type III polyketide synthase, giving the protein MADPAGVVAPDGASAGRCIKRVRVAQLQSVGTALPPHVLSAEETKAVLPPLTADRERWQQLVDASRIRRRHLVVPVGELLRRNTLGERAQDYERQAVALGEAAARDALVTAGIDPKSVHTIISISCTGYMLPSLDAYLVSHLELDATVRRIPITELGCSGGVAALGLATALVRPNADGCALIVSVEPCSLCLQVAEPTPSDVMGSILFGDAAAAAVLTAAEGASGPAILSSASALWPDSLDQLGMHLTGAGFRFVLSPALPDLVCARLRQTVIGFLERNSLGLRDIGFWIVHPGGPKILDAAADALGLSDGALRPTWDVWERFGNLSSATVFFILRELQRSAPPRAGTLGVMMAFGPGVTCELALLRSAGWLAHGGHS
- a CDS encoding ABC transporter permease, coding for MATLGIGFAVVTWLWVLANSVEQSVIHVMPGIFRADLVVGSVRISGGYVEAPLDESVIREIEQTPGVALVVGEHSIDWHYADGPIAINAVDARFFLDPRFERWSLVGSAVPDVWRSLAAGEAAIVSTNLSHNLGIGLGDVLELETPSGPLTLRVGGMVDDFLSPRGTVLMSRELYERHWHDTQITHALVRTDPGADTGAVRAAIAAGAGARFSLRVLSVGELIDWFAAQVRRAFGAVFALAGMVLVVVGFGVADTIAAGVLERRREIAAMGALGARRWRLARIILVEASLIGACGGILALAVGFPLGLLWVKMTFPDLVGWTLELHVPGFYFAVVSAVAVAVCLAAALLPAYRSARIELGPALRYE
- a CDS encoding ABC transporter permease, translated to MFLSQPDSILLPRSFAAPRGLDVGAILELETPTGRRWFTVRGLIEPEGMGRVHGGNLVVMDIFAAEKAFTRPGLINRVDVVVARDRDVATVRKALASALPEGLRVTAPAQRKVDLHRIMRSVQVMLQGVSLLVLLAAFLIVFNRLSAVFEARIWQVGVMRAMGLRPRDVWLELLAESSLIGAAGVAVGLASGVGLARLMLPVLATTTALASKLTVPSARFTVGWGSLATAAILGVGATLLAAALPAWRAARTSTAAVLGGDSARALDARRSVGPGRDLPPSLRRGLRRPSARRGPPQRVAPRADCVREPDAPAGGGRPRP